One window of the Triticum dicoccoides isolate Atlit2015 ecotype Zavitan chromosome 3B, WEW_v2.0, whole genome shotgun sequence genome contains the following:
- the LOC119281912 gene encoding peroxidase 2-like, which translates to MAASSCFPLAARCSLLLTAALVLALTLGAHGHAGADAGAGLSSSFYEDSCPGAGDIVRRVIQKARVADARIPASLIRLHFHDCFVQGCDGSLLLDNDLPAIMTEKEVPANDRSARGFKVVDDIKRALENACPGIVSCADILALASEISVELAGGPRWSVPLGRRDGTSTNIESANNLPGPFDSLEMLQEKFKNLGLDDTDLVALQGAHTFGRAQCQFTQRNCSAGKDEETLVNLDTITPDVFDKKYYGNLLRGRAPLPSDQVMLSDPVAAATTARIVRRFSGSQKHFFKNFAASMVKMGNISPLTGRAGEIRNNCRRVNRKPY; encoded by the coding sequence ATGGCTGCTTCCTCTTGCTTCCCGTTAGCTGCTCGCTGCAGCCTCTTGCTCACGGCAGCGCTGGTACTAGCGCTGACCCTTGGAGCCCACGGTCATGCAGGTGCCGATGCCGGTGCCGGGTTAAGCTCGTCCTTCTACGAGGACTCGTGCCCCGGTGCGGGCGACATTGTCCGGCGCGTCATCCAGAAAGCCCGCGTCGCCGACGCGCGCATCCCAGCCAGCCTCATCCGCCTTCACTTCCATGATTGCTTTGTTCAGGGCTGTGATGGCTCGCTTTTGTTGGACAACGACCTCCCGGCGATCATGACCGAGAAGGAGGTCCCTGCCAACGATAGGTCAGCACGCGGGTTCAAGGTGGTTGACGACATCAAGCGTGCACTAGAGAATGCATGCCCCGGCATCGTGTCCTGCGCCGACATCCTTGCCCTCGCCTCCGAGATCTCTGTCGAGCTAGCTGGAGGGCCGCGCTGGAGTGTGCCGCTGGGCCGCCGAGATGGCACGAGCACCAACATCGAGAGCGCCAACAATCTCCCGGGCCCTTTCGACTCTCTTGAGATGCTCCAGGAGAAGTTCAAAAACTTGGGGCTCGACGACACTGACCTTGTCGCCCTCCAAGGAGCACACACCTTTGGGCGGGCGCAATGCCAGTTCACGCAGCGGAACTGCAGCGCCGGGAAGGATGAGGAGACGCTCGTGAATCTCGACACAATCACCCCTGACGTCTTTGACAAGAAGTATTACGGCAACCTCTTGCGTGGCCGCGCCCCTCTCCCTTCGGACCAAGTAATGTTGTCTGATCCTGTTGCCGCCGCGACCACTGCACGGATCGTTCGCAGGTTCTCCGGAAGCCAGAAGCACTTCTTCAAGAATTTCGCAGCGTCGATGGTCAAAATGGGGAACATAAGCCCGTTGACCGGAAGGGCCGGGGAGATTAGGAACAACTGTAGGAGGGTGAACAGAAAACCCTATTGA